The following proteins come from a genomic window of Thermoproteales archaeon:
- a CDS encoding YjbQ family protein produces the protein MLSCSRILTLKTYGPNKLFDITSEVEKIAQEIRHGLLILQAKGSTGAIVLLPDDKQIVSKFEHDLWDLLPVYGWRHPGNAYAHLRSTLLKTILVIPIVTGEIEYNAHIFFLENQATVNKERHIIVLAYSTISE, from the coding sequence ATGCTTTCTTGCAGTAGAATATTAACGCTTAAAACTTACGGTCCGAACAAACTATTTGATATAACTAGTGAAGTAGAGAAAATCGCTCAAGAAATCAGGCATGGCTTGCTTATTTTACAAGCTAAGGGTTCTACAGGTGCTATAGTTTTACTTCCAGACGATAAACAGATCGTTTCAAAGTTCGAACATGATCTTTGGGACTTGCTTCCTGTTTACGGATGGAGACATCCTGGTAATGCTTATGCCCACTTACGTTCAACATTGTTGAAAACAATATTAGTTATTCCTATCGTTACGGGAGAAATAGAGTATAATGCCCATATATTCTTTTTAGAAAATCAAGCCACAGTTAATAAGGAACGGCATATAATCGTGTTAGCATATTCTACTATATCAGAATGA
- a CDS encoding YjbQ family protein: MPNVLEIPMKGEYDVYDITHEISKYAKENNVQNGIIIVYSKDPLVRFITIEYDADLLLDFKKLLSEIAGDNRFLKASILSPSITIPVINGRLELGSFQQIVVLDLNEREGMRKICFLAVEY, from the coding sequence ATGCCGAACGTGTTAGAGATTCCGATGAAAGGAGAATATGACGTTTATGACATTACTCATGAAATATCAAAATATGCAAAAGAGAACAATGTTCAAAATGGTATTATCATAGTATATTCCAAAGATCCTCTTGTGCGTTTTATTACGATAGAATATGATGCCGATTTATTGCTGGATTTTAAAAAATTATTATCTGAAATAGCTGGAGATAATAGATTTTTAAAAGCTTCAATACTTTCTCCCTCTATAACAATACCAGTTATTAATGGTAGATTAGAACTAGGTTCTTTCCAGCAAATAGTAGTTTTAGATTTGAATGAAAGAGAAGGGATGAGGAAAATATGCTTTCTTGCAGTAGAATATTAA